In the genome of Chaetodon auriga isolate fChaAug3 chromosome 15, fChaAug3.hap1, whole genome shotgun sequence, one region contains:
- the bsx gene encoding brain-specific homeobox protein homolog — MSMNYASAAPTQRSTSFFIEDILLHKPKPLREVIPSPFCSSLASRMPILEYGYPLMPTPILAPHPHHPLHKPEHHQYFFTSGMQVPALFQHHAELPGKHCRRRKARTVFSDSQLSGLEKRFEIQRYLSTPERVELATALSLSETQVKTWFQNRRMKHKKQLRKAQDERKTPGELERSADNSSESELNDKSAEELKHALEPDSYMLEENDDDVDIEDDICSPDHLL, encoded by the exons ATGAGTATGAACTACGCGTCTGCGGCGCCCACCCAGAGGTCGACGTCGTTTTTCATTGAGGACATCTTATTGCACAAACCCAAGCCGCTGAGAGAGGTCATTCCCTCGCCGTTCTGTAGCTCCCTAGCCTCCCGGATGCCCATCCTTGAGTACGGATACCCACTGATGCCAACCCCAATTCTTGCGCCACATCCGCACCATCCTCTCCACAAGCCAGAGCATCACCAGTACTTCTTCACATCTG GGATGCAGGTGCCGGCCTTGTTCCAGCATCACGCAGAGTTACCAGGGAAGCACTGCAGACGCAGGAAGGCCCGGACGGTCTTCTCCGACTCACAGCTGTCCGGCCTGGAGAAGAGGTTTGAAATCCAGCGCTACCTGTCCACACCGGAGAGAGTGGAGCTGGCCACGGCGCTCAGTCTGTCCGAGACAcag GTGAAAACGTGGTTTCAGAACAGGCGGATGAAGCATAAGAAGCAGCTGAGGAAAGCGCAGGACGAGCGGAAGACCCCCGGGGAGCTGGAGAGGTCCGCGGACAACTCGAGCGAGAGCGAACTGAACGACAAGAGCGCGGAGGAGCTGAAACACGCGCTGGAGCCGGACTCGTACATGCTGGAGGAAAACGACGACGATGTGGATATCGAGGATGACATTTGCTCCCCGGATCATCTACTATAG